From Rhopalosiphum padi isolate XX-2018 chromosome 2, ASM2088224v1, whole genome shotgun sequence:
TGACCATTAGCACCagattatttttaacgtatgttatggaataataaattaactatgaattatgtaaatatttttatgtcactaggatattatacctataggctatagtaactaatgtttaaaaaaaattgtttactaaaataaatcacaATCCGTGTCCATggctgttataatttattgtatgctattctggttattaattttttattatatattatactattttttttaatgcatctgaaaaaatatttgcgtttaatctattgttttttttatgtaaagtataataaaccGGTTcccattattttagttaaatcagACTTATGATTTGTGAGTCACAACCCACAAGTGTATGGGAGTGCACTAATACGCGACAAAATTTCTTAACACGTTCGTGCAACTTCCTTCCGCTCAAGCAATTTATTAAATCCTATGATATGTTTACCGTTAAGTCACGATAGGTTTTCCGAtcgattattaatttgtttccaATTATTTATCATGCTCATCCGGTTGAGtccttttaaatacattatttaataattatattgttttttacgattatattTTCCACAAAGACTTACTTCCTCTTAGTCTTAggaattgattacatttttatttttatttgtaattatattattattatttttttttaaaagttttttcatGTTACATTACTTGTATCATCTGCATATTCGTTTCGAGACATCGTCCCAGAGACAGACACCTTATAGtgatacatactacatagtgaAGTTAAATCTGTTCCAGTTCACCATTAAGTAAAATACGAAATACCTTTGTTTATTAGAATTTGAATGTTTTGTGATTCTTATTGCTTTTTGACGCTTTTATtggtattgtaaaatttaaatacaattaaaaatgtacagaaAAATCATgagtactataattataaacagaaaattaaatatttataattattagttggattttctatttttttgagattttcattacttatttttatatacatacctgCTGGTTACCAAAATGAACAGGCCTAATACCAGGTATTCTCAAatcctaaataattatttttttccttcacatttttatgtaaatttaataataatttatttattgttagttAAGATATTGTACAGGTGAAAAaaggtttaaatatatttatattttattactttgaaTTTTTTCACAGTATATAAacgtgtaggtatattttatagacttttcaacatttttattgcaCATTTAAGcgcttctataaatatttttaattatctacttttaatatttgttgaattaCAAATTCTAAGCCTTGTTTATTACTTTtagaagaatataaaaatttatttaataacatttgtatTACAAATGTACcttattacattattagttacctatatttttagttcttattaagaatttaatttctGTCCTataagcttatattattatagcgttcAATAGCCCCGAGTCTGCTAACACATTTTATGttgatatactatttaatatgacTTAATAAGagagttaaaatttgaatattaattttgttcaacCTTGTACTCGcgaaaattaatgaataaatgcCATTAAAGTACTTACAAATTCATATCAATTGTTAACACCACATATTAGAATCGATAAATGATTGTTAGTCATGTGTATTCGGGTGATACGTTAAAGTAGTTAATCAAACAGAAAAAAATCGACGGTAAATACGACCCGTGTGAATACCGCCATCATTAGTTATTGacgtaaaagttaaaattatttttcaaaacctaTAGGTACTGACccaaaagttaattaaattaattacttaattaaaattacattttatattatttaatataatactatcttATATACTATATCGGTACATGTATAGCATTGTCTTTTTTGAAATCCAAAacccaaataattatataggtaatatatttttataatataacatgtttatTGTGGAGTTTATAAAAAGAGGTAAAGTTTATAATTGCTTAGAGTACATTGTGTAGGTACATATACGTTTACGTGCTCATTGTTCTTACTCGCGCCACCAATTCTACCTTCACGTTAATTATTTCTTTGCTCATTATtgcgaataatatattattcacattcggaagtttttttttttacgttaccGAAGATTCTCACCATTGAGGAGCACTCTGACATCACCAgaagcaacagcagcagcagcagcaacaacaacaacaacaataacaataattgctgTTCACTTGACCGTGGCAGTAGGAATGAACCTTAGTCGTCGTTCTGTTCTGCCGAATGCACGTGCCTTAGTATACGTGTGTATATCGCATATAAAACGGATATTATTATCACCGTCGTCCAACTGAgcaaatatacttataaacagcaataattataacgattaacatatatttttttgatccTCTCATCCGTGATATACGTAGATGTCTCCTAAAGTGCAGCCACAGTGtctatacctacttattgtgTATAGCTCTAAAATTCGCGATTTACCTCTTTTGGTCGTGTTTTCCCTCCCCAATACCATAATTCAgtcaattattacttttattttcacGATTAAAACCTCCACCACCTTCCACTGAATGTTAGCTACATTATATTGCTACAATATATAACTACGTAAAcgtaactatattaaataatgcattattttagaaatgtgACCTCTTTTTACACACTATCTCTCTGTTGAATTCTGGACAAAGTCCGATTTGAAAAAAGTCTGTACTTATTTTTTCACTGTTGAAAAAGTCTTAACTTGTTTTTTgagtagaataaaaataaaaagtcataaattattcaattcacaaaattagaatattgtataatattatttgattattgattgttaaataataattttgattataatttatagcctataaacttataattttatattgtataagaaaattaaatacatgtgtactgtgtagtgtagtttaatattttaattttgtaaattgaataatttgtatttatttttttacttttagacCGATTACTTTCCATGATCATaccagaatattattatagttaaaacatATAGTAATTGTATTAAGCCTGGCGACTgccgataatattaaattgagaaaaaaaaacttatcatgACGGAAAACTATGTAATAACAAcaatgataaaagaaaaaaaactaatcttGTTTTCCATTTTTGTCTTTCGTTCTGGTTGTTATCTAGACCGCAGATCTTCGCGGTTTTCTGATTCTACGGCCTTCACGGGCTGCGAGTCTGTTTTTTACTCACTTCATACGTCGACGTCTGTTCCGCTCGCCGACCGCACAGATTACTCGGCGAACGAATAATGTAATGTGCGCACAACCGTTTCCGTCGTCAATGTCATGTAtacgtaaaaatgtaaaacattagCACGTAACTGCGAGTCGAATTTACGTCAAAAGCTTTCGTTTTTTTCCTCCGATTTTTATGACGTTTCCTATCGGTtaaaacgacgacgacgactatgaTTTCTTCCTTCCCTCATTTTCCTCAACACTATAAACATTATTGACtacgtaaaatttttttttttattaaacaacaagCGCATACTACTTACAGCTTTTCATTCTTTGCTTGCACACAATACAcaatcatcatcgtcgtcgtggTCGTTGTCGTTAACCGGTTTCAGTTCTTCGAATTCTTCTTCGTCGCCGCACGCCTTCACcgagcacatattattattatcgttactaTTACCTCTACGACTGCTGCATCGTGCGCTTACTCAAGACACATTACACACACAATATGATACGAAATAATAGCGTTTCATTCCCGTGGCGTTCGAGAtcgatttttttctatacaatagACTGTTGACGATgctgtattattttatcattattatcgagcgtgtatatacgttttaaatattgtaatatatatatatatatagagatagAAAGATTTACACTCGATAAACCGGTCTACGAAGATTGTTTTCTCCCTGTAGTTGTAGTGGAGCTGAGTTGCAGAAATTTTGAACAGGGTTTTCGCCAGTCGGAAACCCAAAAATTAGCGTACGCTGTGACAATGACGCCGTTCTGCAGTCACGCTTACGTGCAGCAGTGGTTCCGGTAATTAGCGCAAAATATATTCCATTTGCCGCTGGCTTATTGGTGTTCGGAGAGTTGCGTTCGATGAATATTCATTTGATTTTAACGTCGAATAATTAACATCTGTCCCAGTACAGTACGTACGTCCGGTGCGCGAAACCCGTGAACGAAATATGTGAGTAGGTACACGccaattttatatcaattttatgtttGCTCTTTGGCGTCTCCGACATCAGTGTGGTCGTTTCTCACATTGTTTTGTATACAGTCCACACACGTGTATTATACGACATGCTACTTGAACGATAGATTTATCAATCGGAATGcgttcgtttttatttatttttatgtaaatgtgCGTGTGCGTGTCGTGTGCGAGGTCTCTCGAGGATTACTGTTGGGCTAGGTCGTGGGGGGAAGAAAAAAATGCGCATCTCGCTAGACGTTTAAAAACAACGCACACACGAAAGCAATTAATCTCTtgggatttatatatttttttccccaCAAACCATACAACAATAAGGCTGAAACCcagtgtgtgtgtttgtgtgtgcgcGATATCTATTCGTTTCtatttctgtatataatatgttattactattGCGAGAATGCGTTCGTCGTGTCGGCGACTGTTGCGAAACGCGGACGGCCTtgaacgtcgtcgtcgtcgagtGATTTTtctttggaataataataataaaaaaaaactagtctattatatatcattattatttacttatccgGTCGCTTTTGACGTTGCCTTGTATAGTCGTAAGTGCGTCCGTTTTCAGATTTTGCCGAATGAGAAAAATGAGTGTACAATGACGTAAGCGTCAAAGGTAAATacgatgtatacatttatataatacatcataagaGCCAACATTTTAGGGATTACAATAGAATTACACAATTACTCGTTGAtataacttgaaatattttatttttaacatgaaATCGTATGACCGGAACACtttatttcaatagttaataaatatataatttaaaatactttaaaaacattcttttgtttaatttaacacatttttactttaatgataaatatatattttaacttatttataaatataaattaaataattaatacacgcatatactttattaataagttCAAGAATTCCAGAAgccacattatttaataatatagtttattcatTAATCACGTCAAGTTAAACTTAAATCAAGCAAGGTATTTTAGCTATTCTTATTATTCGATGAAAGCTTACTATAAATCctttgaacatttataaaatattattttatgaacaaaattaacaataaaatacaaaagtattgGTCATcggaatattttgtatacaaagaaaaagtatttttagaatgtttaaaatgcgttaatcaaaaaaatatttgaaataccaaaatattatatttgaatacacGTATCTGAATATTCTGAATACTTGTCAAGACTGTCCACAGGTATCCCGGGATATCTGCTTGACGTCTAGTTTTAGTGCTTTTTTAAACGGTATCTAACGCTGAAAAACAACGTTGcccgcataatattttataatatattcgagaCCCGCGTATACGAGGCCTCCCTCGTCGGCGGTGGTACTCTCCTGCGGGTTACTCGGGCCCGCGTCGATTCTGTCGCATTTgtcattacaataaataatattatatgatggacACCGTTCGAGAACGCACTGCGTAGcgacaaaataattacaacgaCACGATACTATCCGATTCGAGGGGCATTAACCCCGCGTGACGCAATGCCGCACatggtattattatgttattatattgtataccataaatatatacatatatatttataatatatgttatctgAAAAGATTTTTGGAGGGAAAagatttgtgtataataacataggtatattTCGTTGTCGATCACAAGGTCACTGGGTTCGTCCACTCCGCGATGGTGTCGGTCGTTACCAAACAGGTTTTCGGGTTCTGTTTACTTCCTCTTCTCCCACACCCCGGCCCCTTAACACCACTCGCCCAAGACgaaagtaaaacataatattataaatagatattaatatttaagtgatacatttttttatattggtatgtaataattttttcgtttttgtttAACCGTTATTCCTTCTTTTTCCATTTGCAGTCAAAGAGGAGTTGTCTCCGCCGAACAGCCTGTCGGGAGTCAGCAGCCACTCAGATGGGTTGAAGAAAAAGAAACTCAATCACGCGCCCTCGACCGGCGCCGTAAACACCACGGCATCGGGCCCTGGTGGTGGTGGCGTGGGCGGCAATGTGTTGAATAACCGACCTCCCGAAGAACTGTGCCTGGTGTGCGGTGACCGATCGTCCGGTTACCATTACAACGCTCTCACGTGCGAGGGATGCAAAGGGTTTTTCCGGAGAAGTATCACCAAGAACGCTGTGTACCAGTGCAAGTACGGCAACAACTGCGAAATCGACATGTACATGAGGCGGAAGTGCCAGGAGTGCCGGCTGAAAAAATGCCTGACCGTTGGCATGAGGCCCGAATGTAAGCGTTACATTACtcgtatagtaaaataataattaaagaatactcatatttcgatttaaaattaaaataccataaaaaaacCACCGTAAAaacatagataatgttcttaaatttaagttggataataggtcaattcactctaatactGAAGCTATCACAAAGTTGGTTTtgttgaacgaaaatttactatacCGTCTATACCGTACGTGGATtagaatagttaataaataatacgctTACAATGCTTGTATCCTCttagttaaaattaagaatttgaGTTGTACTTTTacgaattaaaacttttaatttcttaaataattgaaGAATAATGCAGAATTATAAGGTTTTTGCTGAGCCTGTAAGTTATCTTTCAAACATAATAACGatactatacaaaaaaatacaacatattcGACGCAAGACCCTAACCAACATGTCGcaccaataatttaaaaaaaatggtgtttACTAGTCACCTATATTTACTAGGATTTCATCGACTCTTTTTTCctcttaagatttttttacttGATAGGTACAGTTGTGCCATTCAAAATTTTTCTCGTGAAATTTATTAATGTGTATttgttatacgttattaaaattatgatttttaaaacacaaaaacgGTAACTATACGTATGTTGATTATGTAGAAATCTGAAATAGGTCTattcaaaaaaacataaaattatattttatttttgtttacccacaaaataatgacatttagttgaaaaattataaattgcagTTTGAAAAGGttcattaacaatttatagaTTAATCATGCATATTTTTCTAGAATCAATGACgtaccaaaaatatttaaaccaaaaaattgagtattacaacattaataatacaacTCCTTTATCGATAGCTATtgcgtttgtttttaattaataattatgttatgtttaaaaatgtattaagaatgcTGTTGCGGGGGCGTGACAAGGTAAGGTTAGACCAgaataaatactgaaaataagtcttgaatcaaataattttacgaacggttatttaataaattatactaatttctaTGTAATTAATGACTACACAATCCAGTACATTGTCTCGTTCAATGtggtatgtataggtatagtacAACTTCACAGTCAACTAACCATAACATAACATAACTCATAATAACACGGAGTCACAGACATTTAACTTAAACATGTTTCATACTTTCGTGAAAATAcgtatatacagtatacctacACATTACATAGTATTGTAAAATCACgatctgtttaaaaaaaataattaattgatatatttataagtcttaattgtgtatataaaacaatttttatattttaagtgggACCAAGAAACGAGAAATATTGAATAGTcttacaatgtaatataattagtaatttatttttataactttaattgaAAAACTAAAACACACATAGCAGTACGTGGCTTGAAAATTTCAtccactttttataatttttatttgatacattttaatctataaattgatttaataaaatctcGTGAAATCAGAATATGTTGGACAAATCGTATACAGACTTAGTCGCCCAAATTATGCAATTAtctatgtaaacaaaataatcgtTTTTCGAATTTAATGGGACTCGAATGAAGGTCTGCTGTAGGttggtatattatatcacaCTAACCGAGACGACTGCAGACAAGTGgctagttttaagtttttttttcttgtggtTCTTTATATATAAGGAGTCCGATGACAACTATTCGGTTAACGTATTAACCTTATCGTTGACGTTAACGAACAACCTATATTGTTGATTTGTTTGGTTATTCTTTTACTGTAGATTGTGTGGGGTGTGATGCCAACAGGGAAGTTCGGCGAGTTCGGTTCTAACTTTAGTAAACATAGAGATTACCACTATTATTGCgcaaatattcgtataatatactgctgacaaaaaatattagttgcatactacacaaaatattatgttgtgaaGAAATCCCCTTGTGTACAGACGGACCGTATCCGCGACAACAAGAATTTGAATACTTACGTGGTAAACGATGACAGAAAATCGAATTTTTCCAAATCCCCACGCCctcgatataaataataagtagtcGTGTATAAGCAACCTTGACCGGCTGTGGTAGTTGTGGCATTGTAGCGagctttttttttatggtaggtACATTGACCTTTTTACgcctttttttatactatattattacattgataTCGATCGACTAGTCGCGAATTTTTACTCGCAATTTCGCACCGCATACTAAATTACGGTGGGTCTAGAATTATTGCTTcttgaataataaatgaatttcaAAGGCAAAACACGTTTAGAAGACCGTGGTTGTATTACCATACTACCTATAGCGCGTGCCCGATTAATTCACGCGTTTTATCGTACTATTATAATTGTTCTACACTCGTCGGGTGTatctttgtttatttatttttcgttttcggAGGTCACACGCACAAACACTCATCGTCCGCCGTATAATGTGCCATTATAGTGGGCTCCACATTATAGACTTTTGTGTCATGTTTTTATAcgaaaatgttattttcattatgaaacGTCCACGGGGGTTATTATTGTCTTGTCGGAGTTTcttgtacaaaaattaataataattatgtgcaacagtattgtaaattatttatacatattttataataaataagtattaaatataattattattttttgattaatggGTAATTTCAGAACATTTAAATCGTTtgacaaataatattctattagcctaaaatattaaagaatttacAATGATTAATTTCATCGACACACTTCCCTTATACATACCATTATCAAACATATAACAATGTTTATGTTAaggtattatttaatgtgttgCACTGCTATAATAGCACCTAATTAATTAGATGTTATGTACTGAAAATGTGTTATGTTTTCATTAGGTGCAGTTATGATACAACTgatacaagtatttttttttacttattcaattgtaaatgttgtttttatagtcttttttttaatgattataacagATAATGTAATGagtatgttttaaagttttaaagcgTTTGCacgttataataatcattaattaaacattatgcCTCCGAGTGAAGTCCATTATTTTAATAGGGaatttggtatttatattaatatttatcaaataaatcttttaaagttacaatattTCCCATTCATAGTCCCAaggtaatattaatgtataatattcgtaaATTGCGCATCGGATAAATGTAATAGGtcattaatattctattaaaatgtgtatttataaacatgaaattctaattgttttaaattttggtgTGTCATAACATGTTTTTTTGACCTACGAATATTTGTTTAGTTAGGTATACGCCTaccttaaaattatatcaaattattattttaattaatatgcctatgtattgttttttaatatgacGTTGATTTTTAGGTGTTGTACCAGAAGTTCAATGCGCCGTAAAAAGAAAGGAGAAAAAAGCTCAACGAGAAAAAGATAAACCAAATTCTACTACAGATATTACTCctgaaatcataaaaatagaaCCTACAGAGAtgaaggtaattaaaattataatcacttctagaaaataattttgtatttgtatctataatataattatgttttctttTAGATTGAATGCGGTGAACCAATGATAATGGGCACACCTATGCCGACTGTACCTTATGTAAAACCGTTGAGTTCTGAACAAAAAGAACTGATTCATCGACTTGTCTATTTCCAGGATCAATATGAAGCACCTAGTGAAAAAGACATGAAgcgtttaacaataaataatgtacttacttgaaattaaaaaaaaaacatatatccaCTTCggtaattgtaattatttaattcatttttatagcaAAATATGGATGAATACGATGAAGAAAAACAAAGTGATACAACGTATCGAATCATCACTGAGATGACAATACTTACAGTTCAACTGATTGTTGAGTTTGCCAAACGATTACCAGGTTTTGATAAACTTGTAAGAGAAGATCAGATCACTTTACttaaggtaattattttttacaataaattaattttgtttatatgattgtttacattttattaatttattctgtaAAAATAGGCTTGCTCAAGTGAAGCTATGATGTTCAGGGTAGCTAGGAAATATGACATCACCACTGACTCGATAGTGTTTGCTAACAACCAGCCGTTCTCAGCAGATTCTTATAACAAAGCTGGGTTGGGAGATGCCATTGAAAACCAACTGTCGTTCAGTCGGTTTATGTACAACATGAAGGTAGATAATGCAGAATATGCTTTATTGACTGCCATCGTCATATTTtcaagtaattatatatatttaactcatttatgaataaaattatactatagtattattggTGTAtagtgattaattatttattttttcatatatttttaggtaGGCCAAATTTACTAGATGGTTGGAAAGTGGAAAAAATTCAAGAGATCTACTTAGAGTCCTTAAAAGCCTATGTAGATAATCGAGACCGCGACACAGCAACAGTCAGATATGCGCGACTTCTCTCAGTACTTACTGAGTTGCGCACATTGGGCAATGAAAATTCAGAGCTATGTATGACACTGAAACTGAAAAACCGAGTAGTACCCCCCATTCTTGGCCGAAATATGGGATGTCATGCCATAGTAAATTGCTTCAGCTAGTTACCTTGTACCTGGTCACACCATTTGTGTTGCTTGGTATTATTTTGAAGactgtcaatattttttgttagttcAGACCCCTGACAACCACTTGGCAAATATGTGTAGCTCTGAACATCAATTTGACTATATTTTGTTCTACTTCTTGGATGactatttaaaatacagtttactaattttaataaaaatgacatattgaaaattaactatCTATCTAACATGTCaggtaaaatattagtttacgtGTTGTCTTAAATGCGCTTAAAAATAgctaaatatataaagtttGAAACTGTAGGTAAATTAGGAGTTGTTTTTAAACACAAggtgtatagaaaaatgttagcACTCTtagattttgtattattatgtttgaattcACTCCTAAATCAAGACATAGTACTGTTAAGcagaatttgtttttaactaaGAATTTTTAACTATGAGGGTGCTATATTGTTTCTCTGTTATCCTCGTGTGGTTTTTGAGACTGTATGTTTT
This genomic window contains:
- the LOC132920539 gene encoding LOW QUALITY PROTEIN: ecdysone receptor-like (The sequence of the model RefSeq protein was modified relative to this genomic sequence to represent the inferred CDS: deleted 1 base in 1 codon), with amino-acid sequence MMDQKCDGGGGGVAAATAGVGGGGVGGLMSYNRGRGGTEVIIKPRSPAVVQVATGGGYHGLPTASDAVIVRSPPGGHLPGPQQQAPPSRNGCSTLFSDIAGVKRLRPDDWLAVNSPPASSPGTSHISYTVISNGGSGGGGGGGGYSTSPMSTNSYDPYSPMSGKIVKEELSPPNSLSGVSSHSDGLKKKKLNHAPSTGAVNTTASGPGGGGVGGNVLNNRPPEELCLVCGDRSSGYHYNALTCEGCKGFFRRSITKNAVYQCKYGNNCEIDMYMRRKCQECRLKKCLTVGMRPECVVPEVQCAVKRKEKKAQREKDKPNSTTDITPEIIKIEPTEMKIECGEPMIMGTPMPTVPYVKPLSSEQKELIHRLVYFQDQYEAPSEKDMKRLTINNQNMDEYDEEKQSDTTYRIITEMTILTVQLIVEFAKRLPGFDKLVREDQITLLKACSSEAMMFRVARKYDITTDSIVFANNQPFSADSYNKAGLGDAIENQLSFSRFMYNMKVDNAEYALLTAIVIFSSRPNLLDGWKVEKIQEIYLESLKAYVDNRDRDTATVRYARLLSVLTELRTLGNENSELCMTLKLKNRVVPPFLAEIWDVMP